In one Myxocyprinus asiaticus isolate MX2 ecotype Aquarium Trade chromosome 1, UBuf_Myxa_2, whole genome shotgun sequence genomic region, the following are encoded:
- the LOC127446683 gene encoding probable ATP-dependent RNA helicase DDX28 yields the protein MHSVKVGSFAILISKQLAVTRSSSRAQYYVPLICEQIASICVNLRRTTTTSSQPVVIRIPRRMQEQIENIKQMQSKKFDRLPTAKPGRLLIKSKNPQQNQSVAYTLGKFEQPVLTSKGWKRNEALGDYFTINSTQSAPPFMGKQEGVGDDRASPLKTFDCFNISPELVESLQSQKIIHPTTVQMQTIPKILKGRNVLCAAETGSGKTLAYLLPIIHKLQAEKQEEQITDSVRKIHAVVVIPSRELAEQVASVARSIGQRFGLVVKVAGGGRGVGNIKAAFSHGQPDVLVATPGALLKALWKRFVSLSELNFLVIDEADTMFDVSFAGMLENILSHAQVASRLSETVGLTRKAQLIVVGATFPRGVGEVLSKVTDLGSMVTVKSQMLHYIMPHVKQTFLRVKGADKILELHQALKKAEQEHKGVLVFCNSASTVNWLGYLLDEMGVGHMRLQGEMPGAMREGIFRNFQRGNVDVLICTDIASRGLDTQRVGLVVNYDFPESHTDYIHRAGRVGRAGGAGGGEVLSFVTHPWDVELVQRIETAARRRMPLPGMESEIQKPSHKTDLKINEQKVH from the coding sequence ATGCATTCAGTGAAGGTCGGAAGTTTTGCCATCCTCATTTCCAAACAGCTGGCAGTTACACGCAGTTCTAGTAGAGCGCAGTATTACGTCCCGCTAATTTGCGAACAAATCGCATCAATTTGTGTGAATCTACGCAGAACGACAACAACAAGCTCACAGCCTGTGGTGATCCGCATCCCGAGACGCATGCAAGAACAGATAGAGAACATCAAACAGATGCAAAGCAAAAAGTTTGACAGACTGCCAACAGCCAAGCCGGGCAGACTGCTGATCAAGAGCAAAAACCCACAGCAAAACCAGTCTGTCGCATATACACTTGGGAAATTTGAGCAACCTGTTCTGACTTCTAAGGGATGGAAACGAAACGAAGCACTAGGGGATTACTTCACCATTAACAGCACCCAGAGTGCTCCACCATTTATGGGAAAACAGGAGGGCGTGGGAGATGACAGAGCTTCCCCCTTGAAGACATTCGATTGCTTTAATATTAGCCCAGAACTGGTTGAGTCTTTACAGAGTCAGAAGATAATTCACCCCACAACAGTGCAGATGCAAACCATTCCCAAGATACTAAAGGGACGCAACGTTCTCTGTGCCGCAGAGACAGGAAGTGGTAAAACACTCGCTTACCTCCTTCCTATCATCCACAAGCTGCAGGCTGAAAAGCAGGAAGAGCAGATCACAGACTCTGTGAGAAAAATTCATGCTGTGGTCGTGATTCCATcacgggaactggcagaacaagTCGCATCTGTAGCTCGTTCAATTGGCCAGCGGTTTGGGCTTGTGGTCAAAGTTGCAGGGGGCGGGAGAGGTGTGGGAAACATCAAAGCGGCGTTCTCTCACGGTCAGCCAGATGTTTTAGTGGCCACCCCTGGTGCCCTGCTGAAGGCCCTGTGGAAGCGGTTTGTCAGTTTGAGCGAACTAAACTTCCTTGTGATCGACGAAGCTGACACCATGTTTGATGTCAGCTTTGCAGGCATGCTTGAGAATATTCTCTCCCATGCCCAGGTGGCATCCAGACTCTCTGAGACGGTTGGGCTCACCCGTAAAGCTCAGCTGATTGTAGTGGGAGCCACATTCCCCCGTGGTGTGGGAGAGGTCCTCAGCAAGGTGACTGACCTGGGCAGCATGGTGACTGTTAAAAGCCAGATGCTGCATTATATCATGCCGCACGTAAAGCAGACATTTCTCAGGGTGAAAGGTGCAGACAAGATTCTAGAGCTGCATCAGGCTCTGAAGAAGGCTGAACAGGAGCATAAAGGTGTTCTCGTGTTCTGTAACTCGGCATCCACTGTCAACTGGCTGGGCTACTTGCTGGACGAAATGGGCGTTGGTCACATGAGGCTCCAGGGAGAGATGCCAGGTGCCATGAGAGAGGGAATATTCAGAAACTTTCAGAGAGGAAATGTTGATGTTCTAATATGCACTGACATTGCTTCAAGAGGCTTGGATACACAGAGGGTTGGACTTGTTGTCAATTATGATTTCCCAGAGAGCCACACAGATTACATCCACCGAGCGGGACGCGTAGGGAGAGCAGGTGGAGCCGGTGGAGGGGAAGTGCTCAGCTTCGTTACTCACCCCTGGGATGTGGAACTTGTGCAGAGAATAGAGACAGCAGCCAGGAGGAGAATGCCTTTACCAGGGATGGAGTCAGAAATTCAAAAGCCCAGCCACAAAACAGACTtgaaaataaatgagcaaaaagtACATTAA